The Vibrio sp. NTOU-M3 genomic sequence TTGAACTTCATAACTAAGTTAGGTAGTGTCGGCAATTCGGCACGTTTTGATTCGTTTTTGTGAAGGTTTATATAGTGCAGGTATCGCGTCGAGAATTTATTAAGTTAGCAGGGAGCGGGTTAGTTGTAGCCGCATGTACACCAAGCATGGCAATGGCAGCTAGTTCAGTAAAACCTCGCTCATTAGCATTGAGCAATCTCCATACTGGAGAGGCATTAGAAACGTGTTATTTTGATGGTCGTAATTACGTCGGTAAAGAGCTCGCCAGACTTAATCATCTGTGCCGTGACTTTCGTCGAAATGAAGTCTACCCAATGGACAAACGACTTTTCGACCAGATTTCCAAAATCCAATCTTTGTTAGGAACACAGGCGGAAGTTCAGGTTATTTCCGGCTACCGTTCTCCAGCAACCAATGAAAAACTCAGAAATCAATCAAGTGGTGTGGCTAAGAAGAGCTACCACATGCTGGGTCAAGCAATGGACTTTCGTTTAGACGGCGTGAACCTAAAACAGGTTCGTGAAGCGGCGATTAGTCTTAAGGCTGGTGGTGTTGGATATTACCCGAGTAGTAACTTCATTCATATTGATACTGGACCAGTACGTAACTGGGCATAACCTCACTGGTTGCAAAGGCATGGCGCTAGTGTCATAGTTCTGCCAGTTTCGATATGAATAAAGGTTTAACAATGGCACTTAAATATCAGGTTGTCCCTGTAACTTCGTTTTCTCAAAACTGTTCAATTGTATGGTGTGACGAAACCATGCAGGGCATCGTTATTGATCCAGGTGGTGACGTCAAACAGCTTGCGATGCTGATTGAAGAGTTAGGTGTAAAGGTTGTTAGCTTAGTTTTAACGCATGGCCATTTAGATCATGTTGGCGGAACTGAGCCATTGTCTGAAGCTCTAGGTGGCACTGAGATTATTGGCCCACATAAGGACGATAATTTTTGGCTACAAGGTTTGGAAGGCCAAAGTCAAATGTTTGGTTTTCCGCTGACTCAGCCATTTGAGCCAAATCAGTGGCTTGATGATGGTGACACGGTGACATTTGGCAACCAGACCCTGCAAGTACTACATACGCCAGGCCACACACCAGGCCACGTTGTTTTGTTCAGTGACGAGGCAAAGCTGGCCTTTGTCGGCGATGTTCTTTTTAACGGCAGTGTAGGGCGTACTGATTTCCCTAAAGGGGACTTCAATACCTTGATTGATTCAATTAAAACCAAACTTTGGCCATTAGGCAAAGACGTTCGATTTGTTCCGGGTCATGGCCCTGAATCGACATTTGGTCATGAACGTGCGACAAACCCATTTGTTGCTGACGAGATGCCTCTCTACTAACGTCTATTCTTAATGTATCAACAGTGGCGATTTTCCTTCGCCGCTGTTTTCATATTCGTTCGTCTTCTTCTGATTTCGCAGCAGCAAGGTAGCGCCTTGCCAATCCTACAAATTCTTCTGCTGGCCTATCTAAATCATTGGTCGAGATAAACACATCATAATCATAATATTGCCTTTGGTAGCGCATTCGGTTGGCGAGCATGGCATGTAATCCAGAAAACTCATTTCCTTGTGAGTTTACGTAAGGGCTAGAGTCTAAAACGATATCTTCAAAATGAGTGGTTTGTTTAACTTGTTTGGCTCCTAAGTAGAGCAGAGCTCGTTGGCTCAGCAACACATCTGTGGCAATGCGAGGACAAATGCTCGTGATATACGGTGAGTAGTGTTTTAGCTTTATTCCTATCCATGGCATTGGTTGCTGCCAACCATCATTATCGTAATAACAGAGCCCAATTTTGCTAATGTTGCTCCATTTAACAACCCAACCACCTTTGAACAGGTGTTGTTGGAAATGGGTGGCGGTTAAGGTGAAGCGAACAATGCTGGTAATGATCAACAGATAACCAAAGCCGAGTAAGCAAGCTAGAGCAAACAGAGACAAGATGAACTGTTGCCAACCAGGGGCAAAGAAAAACAGAAAAAGCATACCAGCAACAATAAAAGCCAGAAGAATTCTAGTCGTTGGGGAACGCCATTCTAAGGGATGATTGGTTAAGTGTATGGTCTCCATAGCTCACCAATAATTGTGATAGATGGTCTGCTTATATATTCAGTAGTGACAAAATAAAACCACCCTCTATTGATTAAATTGTAGTCTTACACAGCAAAATTGCGCATTTTTGCATCAGAAACCCCCTTGTACTCTGTAAATGGAAGCAAAATTTTGGTATAAAACGCGCTTCAAATTTTCACCACTGCTCCGTATGCAGTGAAATGGAGAAATACTCGATGAGACTTGCTCATAAGCGTAAAGTGCAGCTTAAACTGCAAAAGCGCATTAAAGCGACAGTTGCAAATGTTGAAGCAACAAAGAAAGCTAAGCCTGTAGTTGAGAAGAAAGTAGCTGCAAAGCCGGTAGCAGAGAAAGTAGTTGCGGCGAAAAAAGCAGTTGATGTTGCGCTAACTCCAAAGCAGCAACAAGTACTGGATATCGTTGTCGGTAACGCTGAAGGCATCAATCCGAAAGGTATTGGTTTAGTTGCGGGTCAAGAAGAGTCGAAAGCGGCTTCTTGGGCAACAGGCGCTCTTAAAAAACTACTTGAAGAAAACTTAGTAGTGAAAGAGCAACTAGCTGGCAATAAAGTTATCTATAAAGCAGTTTAATTGCCATTAGACAGT encodes the following:
- a CDS encoding DUF882 domain-containing protein; translated protein: MQVSRREFIKLAGSGLVVAACTPSMAMAASSVKPRSLALSNLHTGEALETCYFDGRNYVGKELARLNHLCRDFRRNEVYPMDKRLFDQISKIQSLLGTQAEVQVISGYRSPATNEKLRNQSSGVAKKSYHMLGQAMDFRLDGVNLKQVREAAISLKAGGVGYYPSSNFIHIDTGPVRNWA
- a CDS encoding DUF2982 domain-containing protein, which gives rise to METIHLTNHPLEWRSPTTRILLAFIVAGMLFLFFFAPGWQQFILSLFALACLLGFGYLLIITSIVRFTLTATHFQQHLFKGGWVVKWSNISKIGLCYYDNDGWQQPMPWIGIKLKHYSPYITSICPRIATDVLLSQRALLYLGAKQVKQTTHFEDIVLDSSPYVNSQGNEFSGLHAMLANRMRYQRQYYDYDVFISTNDLDRPAEEFVGLARRYLAAAKSEEDERI
- a CDS encoding MBL fold metallo-hydrolase; this encodes MALKYQVVPVTSFSQNCSIVWCDETMQGIVIDPGGDVKQLAMLIEELGVKVVSLVLTHGHLDHVGGTEPLSEALGGTEIIGPHKDDNFWLQGLEGQSQMFGFPLTQPFEPNQWLDDGDTVTFGNQTLQVLHTPGHTPGHVVLFSDEAKLAFVGDVLFNGSVGRTDFPKGDFNTLIDSIKTKLWPLGKDVRFVPGHGPESTFGHERATNPFVADEMPLY
- a CDS encoding MarR family transcriptional regulator, which gives rise to MRLAHKRKVQLKLQKRIKATVANVEATKKAKPVVEKKVAAKPVAEKVVAAKKAVDVALTPKQQQVLDIVVGNAEGINPKGIGLVAGQEESKAASWATGALKKLLEENLVVKEQLAGNKVIYKAV